In one window of Tubulanus polymorphus chromosome 3, tnTubPoly1.2, whole genome shotgun sequence DNA:
- the LOC141902010 gene encoding uncharacterized protein LOC141902010 isoform X2, with translation MPSSIPVTSEPSTEIQPTEPSITTTSDPSSVSSTAYIELQTTSSSAAKPPITVTGLSSVSSTTAAASISSTAVNPSSTVPTPSQTLDKLSFIVGIVAAFVISFIIIGVTLLIRSRGLLTCGGKKHRSQRYDPDDIQLDRYLNQRNGSIDADRKKSGKSARRAETPTKNNGSQIQDAWTEAIKEADEDPYAISGDPDIIQTYVTLSAEPAQPMYAQVDKKKKRDKNKLPKLAPECTLNDTDFGNFDRQLELDSFDEEAESPYYELNDDDLMEIAKQTDNRDSSFRKPESGLSNEAFDSKYGPPDDDLLSNGNRVVIENDLYVTSGRLNGRNYNTYTGNLTDGSDVV, from the exons ATGCCTTCTTCAATTCCTGTAACGAGTGAACCATCTACAGAAATACAGCCGACAGAGCCTTCAATAACTACCACTAGTGATCCATCATCAGTGTCATCAACTGCTTATATCG AATTACAGACGACATCGTCATCGGCAGCGAAGCCACCAATAACCGTCACTGGTCTATCATCGGTGTCATCAACTACCGCTGCTGCTTCCATCAGTTCCACGGCTGTAAATCCAAGTTCCACCGTTCCGACTCCATCACAAACATTAG ACAAACTGTCGTTTATTGTCGGGATCGTGGCTGCGTTTGTGATTTCCTTTATCATTATAGGCGTGACTTTACTCATACGAAGTCGAG gattgCTAACGTGTGGAGGAAAGAA ACACCGCTCACAGCGATATGACCCAGATGACATACAATTGGATCGATACTTGAATCAAAGAAACG GTAGTATCGATGCTGACCGCAAAAAGTCTGGAAAATCAGCTCGTCGTGCTGAAACCCCGACGAAAAATAACGGCTCGCAGATTCAGGATGCTTGGACCGAAGCCATCAAGGAAG CGGATGAAGATCCATACGCGATTTCTGGAGACCCGGATATTATACAAACGTACGTCACATTATCAGCAGAGCCAG CACAACCGATGTATGCACAAGTCgacaagaaaaagaaacgggacaaaaataaattaccAAAACTAGCGCCTG AATGCACGTTGAACGACACAGATTTTGGCAATTTTGACCGGCAATTGGAACTCGATTCATTTGACGAAGAGGCGGAAAGTCCGTATTACGAATTGAATGACGACGACCTGATGGAAATAGCGAAGCAAACAGATAACAGAGATTCGTCGTTTAGAAAACCGGAAAGCGGACTATCTAATGAAGCTTTCGATTCAAAATACGGACCTCCAGATGATGATTTACTGTCGAACGGAAATCGCGtagtcattgaaaatgaccTGTACGTAACAAGTGGTCGACTCAATGGCCGAAACTATAATACTTATACTGGTAATCTAACCGATGGTTCAGATGTGGTGTAA
- the LOC141902010 gene encoding uncharacterized protein LOC141902010 isoform X1 — MPSSIPVTSEPSTEIQPTEPSITTTSDPSSVSSTAYIVSTIPSTTFQPHHTTTQSPSKSVTSSMPDTSDTSTVSHSELQTTSSSAAKPPITVTGLSSVSSTTAAASISSTAVNPSSTVPTPSQTLDKLSFIVGIVAAFVISFIIIGVTLLIRSRGLLTCGGKKHRSQRYDPDDIQLDRYLNQRNGSIDADRKKSGKSARRAETPTKNNGSQIQDAWTEAIKEADEDPYAISGDPDIIQTYVTLSAEPAQPMYAQVDKKKKRDKNKLPKLAPECTLNDTDFGNFDRQLELDSFDEEAESPYYELNDDDLMEIAKQTDNRDSSFRKPESGLSNEAFDSKYGPPDDDLLSNGNRVVIENDLYVTSGRLNGRNYNTYTGNLTDGSDVV; from the exons ATGCCTTCTTCAATTCCTGTAACGAGTGAACCATCTACAGAAATACAGCCGACAGAGCCTTCAATAACTACCACTAGTGATCCATCATCAGTGTCATCAACTGCTTATATCG TTTCAACAATTCCATCTACAACCTTCCAACCACACCACACAACAACACAGAGTCCTTCAAAAAGCGTGACTTCTTCTATGCCTGATACAAGTGATACATCTACGGTATCTCATTCAGAATTACAGACGACATCGTCATCGGCAGCGAAGCCACCAATAACCGTCACTGGTCTATCATCGGTGTCATCAACTACCGCTGCTGCTTCCATCAGTTCCACGGCTGTAAATCCAAGTTCCACCGTTCCGACTCCATCACAAACATTAG ACAAACTGTCGTTTATTGTCGGGATCGTGGCTGCGTTTGTGATTTCCTTTATCATTATAGGCGTGACTTTACTCATACGAAGTCGAG gattgCTAACGTGTGGAGGAAAGAA ACACCGCTCACAGCGATATGACCCAGATGACATACAATTGGATCGATACTTGAATCAAAGAAACG GTAGTATCGATGCTGACCGCAAAAAGTCTGGAAAATCAGCTCGTCGTGCTGAAACCCCGACGAAAAATAACGGCTCGCAGATTCAGGATGCTTGGACCGAAGCCATCAAGGAAG CGGATGAAGATCCATACGCGATTTCTGGAGACCCGGATATTATACAAACGTACGTCACATTATCAGCAGAGCCAG CACAACCGATGTATGCACAAGTCgacaagaaaaagaaacgggacaaaaataaattaccAAAACTAGCGCCTG AATGCACGTTGAACGACACAGATTTTGGCAATTTTGACCGGCAATTGGAACTCGATTCATTTGACGAAGAGGCGGAAAGTCCGTATTACGAATTGAATGACGACGACCTGATGGAAATAGCGAAGCAAACAGATAACAGAGATTCGTCGTTTAGAAAACCGGAAAGCGGACTATCTAATGAAGCTTTCGATTCAAAATACGGACCTCCAGATGATGATTTACTGTCGAACGGAAATCGCGtagtcattgaaaatgaccTGTACGTAACAAGTGGTCGACTCAATGGCCGAAACTATAATACTTATACTGGTAATCTAACCGATGGTTCAGATGTGGTGTAA